gccctggccttGCCCCACCCGCGCGGCAGAGCCACTTTCTCCGCCGAGGCGGTCCCCTAACCCTGTGCCTCCCCAGGATCGCGGGCTGCAGCCACTCGGTTCCCGAAGCGGAGGCCGGAGGCGCGCGGAGAAGCCAATGGTAATGACGCCCCCTGCCGACCTTCGGGAGGGGATAGGCTGAGGGCCTGGACGAGGTCGGAAGCGCTTCTGCGGCAACTCTGGGAAGTGCTTACCCCGTGGGGCAACAGGGTGGAGTCGCTCTCCCCTCCCCGCCATAGAGCGTATGACTCTTTTATAGTACTTGTGGTTTTGGCTCTCATCAGTGTCAAACAGAGATGCTTTGCCTGGTATTACTGCTTAAtctctccgagcctcagttttcccatttataGCATAAAAGGATAAGTGTGTCCCCGGGGAGGCCATCCTgaggtgctggtgggagtgccaCCCCCAGTTCCATACCGCAACTCTTCATTATTCCCGgggcctctcctcttcctccaggcTGCCCTGGGCTGGAGCCCCTGCGACAGAAGTTGGCTGCCCTGCAGGGGGCCCATGCCTGGATCCTGCAGGTCCCCTCGGAGCACCTGGCCATGAACTTTCATGAGGTAGGTCCCCAGGCTTCCAGACTCCTTCACGGTAGCCTGGAAAGGCTGAGACCCAGCCCAGGGAAGATGCAGAGGGCCCAGCCCCAATACCCTCCCAGCAGCTTGGGGTTGCCTCTGCCCCAGCTCTGGGGGGAGGTAGAGGGTCCGAGGGGAAGGGAGTGGGGCCTGCAGAGTGTGAGCCAGGCCAttgggggggtggtggggagagtgAGTAGAGGGGTGGGTGGGAGTGTCCACGTGAGCGGGAAATGAGCAGGGTTTCCGGGAGAAAGGGAGGAGCATGGGTCTAGGTGAGAGTTTCTGGGGCCCAGGGGGAGAGGGGGTGACCTCTGGGATTTCAAGTCAGGAGTGAGTTTCTGCGCCCCTGATCCCCGCTCCTCCCTCTGTAGGTCCTGGCAGATCTGGGCTCCAAGACACTGACTGGGCTCTTCAGAGCCTGGGTGCGGGCAGGCTTGGGGGGTCGGCATGTGGCCTTCAGCGGCCTGGTGGGCCTGGAGCCGGCCACACTGGCCCGCAGCCTCCCCCGGCTGCTGGTGCAGGCCCTGCAGGCCTTCCGCGTGGCTGCCCTGGCAGAAGGGGAGCCCGAGGGACCCTGGATGGATGTAGGGCAGGGGCCCGGGCTGGAAAGGAAGGGGCACCACCCACTCAACCCTCAGGTACCCCCCTCCAGGCAATCCTGAGCCATGTCTGGGCCCCCAGCCCCTGGGGAGGACCCACTGCTCCCAGGAGCTGAGAGGGGTTCGGGAGCATAATGACAAACTATCGCTGCCACAGTGGCTGGGTGTGTgcgggtgggatggggtgggggtccTGGGCCCCCCGTGTCCTCCCAGGTTTACAATCAGAGAATCACAGCtgctttaataaatgttatttataatacaCGGAAACAACTCTGGAGCTTTCTTGGGATGGGACCTCGTGGGTGGACACAGTCtcaggggtggggcccaggcaggGCTGCCTCCGGAAGCAGTTGGCAAGGGTAACAGAGGCTGGAAAGGAGCTGTGAGGCCCCCATCTGAGCCTATCTCCTGCCTcctgagaagcagcagcagctggccTGCCTGTTGCCCCGCCCCTGTGCATGGCTGCCCAGCGCTGGCCCCAGTGCCCAGCGTCTCCGCCCAGCGCCCCCCACCGGCCCGCCCCCCAAACCCCCCCGCCTCCAAGCTGCGGGGAGTCCCAGCCTGGGATCTTTGCCTCATGTCCTTGGGCTCCTGCCCTGGCTTGCCCGTCCCCCACCGCCATGAGGTGTCAGATTGTGTTTCCGGCTGCCTCTTCCCGTTgaccccctcctcccccaacaccTGTCCCCTCTCCTGCCCACCCTCATTCCACAGCCCAGTAGACGGGAGGGGCAGATGCACATCCCAGTCAGAGGGATGGGATGGAGGGGCCAGTGCTGACACTGGGGCTGCTGGCTGCCCTGGCGGTGTGTGGTAAGGGAAGAGATCCTCCCCACCCTGGGGTCCCCCGTGATGCCCACCCAGGCCCCACACCGCATGGCTCCTCACTCACTCCATTCCCACTCTGCCATCTCTCCCTGTGGGGGGCCGCCTTCTGGGGTCCCCACTCCCAGGGAGTGGTTGGATTCCCCCCTGCTCATCCCAACCTCATGGTCCAGCAGGACCTCAGGGCAGCTTCCTTCCTGAGTCCCCTGCCCAGGGCCCCATTCAGTCCTTGTCCCTGACCCTCCCCAGGCAGCTGGGGGCTGAACGAGGAGGAGCGGCTGATCCGGCACCTGTTTCAAGAGAAGGGCTACAACAAGGAGCTCCGGCCCGTGGCACACAAAGAGGAGAGTGTGGACGTTTCCCTGGCCCTCACACTCTCCAACCTCATCTCCCTGGTGAGAGGCCCTCCAGTGCTGGgttgggagggagggcagggatgGCTTTCCAGGACCAGGATAGCCATGGAGGAAGCTACAAGCCCCCACCTGGCCTATGGCCGCTCCCTTCCTGGGAAACGTGCTGCGGCTGCTCTGTGCCCTGAGAGGCTGCTGTCCTGCCCCTCCAGTGTCAGCTCTGGGGAGTCCCCCATCCACACCCATAGCATGCCCCATCTGTGACACACTTCAGAGGCCACCGGTCCTCTCTGCTCCCTGGCTGCCCACccactcctgactgcaagtgatcagGGCCCAGATGCCACAGTTTCCCTGGGTGCCAGTTGAGAGTGGGTGaatgtaggccgggtgtggtggctcatgcctgtaatcccagcactttgggaggccgaggtgggcggatcacctgaggtcaggagtttgagaccagcctggccgacatagtaaaacctgatctctactaaaaatacaaaaattagccgggtgtgatggtgtgtgcccttaatcccagctactaggaaggctgaggcaggagaatcacttgaacccaggaggcagaggttgcaggttgcagtgagctgagatcgtgccactgcactccattctgggcaattGAGCaagactccagaaaaaaaaaaaaaaagagagagagagtgggtgaATGTGTGCGGATAAAAGAATGATATGGCCCTGAAGGATGGCCCTACCGTCTAATTACAGAAGGAAGTTGAGGAGACCCTCACTACCAACGTGTGGATAGAGCACGTAAGAATGCCCctcccagccaggcgcagtggctcacgcctgtaatcccagcactttggaaggccgagggggggtggatcacgaggtcaggagatcgagaccatcttggctaacacggtgaaaccccgtctctactaaaaatacaaaaaattagccgggtgtggtggcaggtacctgtagttccagctactcgggaagctgaggcaggagaatggtgtgactcccgggaggcggagcctgcagcgagccaagattgcgccactgcactccagcctgggccacagaacaagactcaaaaaaaaaaaaaaaaaaaaagagaatgcctCTCCCAGAGccggcggggtgggggtggggtggatgcAGGGCTCCAGGTTGCTTCCGCTTGGAGATCCCGTCTGCCTTGGACCCTGTCCTCCAGGAGGGGTTGGTGCCTCCCTACAGGGAAGCCCCAGGCCCAACTGTCCTTCCCCCACCTACTGCCTTCACCAGCCCTGATGTCACCATCAAGTGGATTAGGATTCCCATATTGGAAAATTGCCACTTTATCTTGATGTTTATTAGAAAACATTCTCCTCCTCCCTGTCAAAAGTCCACAATACAGACACAAATCTTCTGTGCTCACAGTAGAAATAATGCTCCCTTAGTTGTGCAGTGAGCATCCTGCACAGCTGTCCATGACAGACCTGAATCCACACTCTGTACCTGCCTTCCCCAAACCTCTTTTGTCACAGCTCTCAGACCCCGTTCAGTCTTCTCTCAGGGAAGTGGGGGGAGCCAGGAGCCTGGATGGCTGCAGAGTGCACCGCTGACATGCCTTTGGGATTCCAGGGCTGGACAGACAACCGGCTGAAGTGGAATGCTGAAGAATTTGGAAACATCAGTGTCCTGCGCCTCCCCCCGGACATGGTGTGGCTCCCAGAGATTGTGCTGGAGAACAAGTTGAGCCAAGCCCTCCCTGACCTCCCCTCTGTCACCCTGCCTCCTTTCCTTaagcctcctctgcctcccccaaCTCTGCCAGTCCTGAGTGGCCAGAGCTCACTATGGTTCTTGTCCCTGTCCCCCAGCAATGACGGCTCCTTCCAGATTTCCTACTCCTGCAACGTGCTTGTCTATGACTACGGCTTCGTGTACTGGCTGCCACCTGCCATCTTCCGCTCCTCCTGCCCCATCTCTGTCACCTATTTCCCCTTCGACTGGCAGAACTGCTCCCTCAAGTTCAGGTGTGCCCCTTTCTCCAGCCACCCCTCACCCCAAAGCACCCTGCCAGGGGCCAAAGAAGGTGACTGAAGCGCCCTCAGACAGAGGCCCCTGCCCTGTCTGGATTAGTGCTGCCCTCCCCACAATGGTCCTCCCTTACCAGCCCTTCCCCACTCTGCGGCCCCAGCCAGTGGCCAAGTGTCACTCTCTGCCCATTTTCCTCCCCAGTTCCCTCAAGTACACGGCCAAAGAGATCACCCTGAGCCTGAAACAGGACGCCGAAGAGAACCGCACCTACCCCGTGGAGTGGATCATCATTGATCCTGAAGGCTTCACAGGTGCTGGGAGCAGCTGCCAGTGGGTGGGCAGGTCcctcagacacacacatacagacacactgGCACTGCCCACCCCAGagatacacacgtgcacacacacacacctaggaCACGGATACACAGCTACTCATACACGCAGCTAGACACAGAAGGGCAGACACATGCCCGCCCACAGAGAAGCACACAGACACTCACGCTTCCTGAATGCAAAGCTATCccaaaggcagagagagaaggtgcCAGGGCCCTCCCCCGGCCCCTGCCCAGGCCCTGAAGTCATGCTTCTCCCACATGAGATGCCCATGGCTGACAGGGGTTTAGTCTTTCCTGTGCCTGGTGAGCCCAGGGGTGTGGTTGGCATGAGGACTGTGTCATCCTGATGGGGGTGTCTGCCACCCCTCCTGACATCCTCATCCCCGATCTGTACCCAGGCTCGGATCCTGCATGGAGCCTACCACTCGCCCCGTCCATCAGAAGGGACCCTGTCTCACTGTCTCAGGCTGGCACATCATGGCAGGGATAGTTTTACTGTCACTGGCTCATTATCCCCAAGGCCCAGGCCGAGAAGGAGTGGCTCAATTAATGTCCAGGAGGGTTTTCTTTGTTACTCAGGAAGACAGGCTCAATGTCTGAGAGCATTTGTTTGACTTGGTGTCTTTAATCTGCAATACCTATTTTTGGCTGCTGTATCTTTTGAGCCAAAAGATACTCCTTATTTGAGTCCTGTATGGCCTCAGcttctattttttccaaaaagatagaaaagaaatcaGTCACAGAGGAAGATTTCCCCTCACAGATGGAAACTTCCATCCCGACCCCCCAGAGAATGACACCCACCATCGGGACCCCGTAGACAGCCCGTCCGCATCTCTGGACTGGCTTGCCTTGCCCAGCCCCTCATTCTGTCCCCAGGACCTGCCTAGCCCCCTTGGCCTGGCCTGACCCTAAGGTGTCCATGTGCCGCCCTCAGAGAACGGGGAGTGGGAGATAGTCCACCAGCCGGCCAGGGTCAACGTGGACCCCAGAGCCCCTCTGGACAGCCCCAGCCGCCAGGACGTCACCTTCTACCTCATCATCCGCCGCAAGCCCCTCTTCTACATCATCAACATCCTGGTGCCCTGCGTGCTCATCTCCTTCATGGTCAACCTGGTCTTCTACCTACCGGCCGACAGTGAGCCTCCAGGCCCCGTCCCCTGCTCCCCCTCCTCAAGCCCACCTGAGCAtggccagccccagccccgccccctcACTTCCTCCTGGGAGCCACCTGGGGTCTCTGTTCCTGGAGCTCCCTGCCTGTGTCCAGGTGTGAGGGCCAGGCGGCCACCCAGAGGGAGGGCCGTATGACTCTGGGCAATATCCCCAAATGGACAGGGCAGGACATCTCCAAGATGCTACTTCCCACAGACTCTCAGAAGAACTGCTAAACTGTCCCTCTGTCAGGGCAGAGACCAAGTCCCTCATGGTCACCAGTATGTGACCGTGGGCCTGGCACACCAGGAGGCCCTCAACTGTTGAACCAGTGGGCCAATAACAGGGTCTCTAGGACAGTAGGGTGTGAGGCAGGAAACCCGTCTATGCTCACCTGACTCTATGAGGCGGTGGTTTACAAGTTCAGAATGTTTACTATGAGCAGGGCATAGTGAGTCCCAGGGTCAAAGGccacccagcccctgcccctggcAGGACttgaggagggagaaggggggcACCTTCCATCTGCAGTGGGGTTGGGAGGGCTCCTAGAAGAGGTAGAGCTTGAATGGACTTGAGCAGGATTGGGTGGGGCTACCCCAGGCGGGGGGAGCAATGCCAATAAGGAGGGCGCCAGGCAGGGGCTGAGGGGACCTCAGCAGGGGAGCCCCCCTTCCTGCCCTTGCCATCACGTGCAGGAACTCAGGTGGGAAGAGCAAGACagcactgggttagggtctctgAGTGAGGGGCTGGGAGTTGGGGTGTTGTCCTGGTGCTACGAGGACAACTTGGTGCTTTCTAAGCAGGGAGTAACGCGCCCAGGTCTGTGCTCCAGTAGGGTTCAGTGGCGTGGGTGGGTTGTGACAGCTGATTTTCATGAGCATTTACCCAGTGCCAGGCAGAGTGATGTGTGTTAAACACACTCTCTCACCACATTTAACAGTTGAGAAAACTGGTGCACAGAAAGGTTGGgctacttgcccaaggtcacccagctagtaagtggcagagctgagatttgcaCCCAGGCACTCTAGCTCCATAACTCGTAATTTTCATCAGGGTACCATGGTACTACAGAGGTGCCAGGGGCCACAGCGGGACCGTCTAGGACCGGTGCCCCAAGGTCACAGCTAAGTCTGGCTTCCCCAGGTGGCGAGAAGACATCAGTGGCCATCTCGGTGCTCCTGGCTCAGTCTGTCTTCCTGCTGCTCATCTCCAAGCGTCTGCCCGCCACATCCATGGCCATCCCTCTTATCGGCAAGTGAGTGACGCCCAAGCCCGGCCCCACCCTGcttgcccagcccagccctgggggCTCCAAGCTGAGTGTTTGCGCACAGGTTCCTGCTCTTCGGCATGGTGCTGGTCACCATGGTTGTGGTGATCTGTGTCATCGTGCTCAACATCCACTTCCGAACACCCAGCACCCATGTGCTGTCTGAGGGGGTCAAGAAGGTGAGTACCTGGCCCGGTGCAAAGGCTCACcactgtaatcctggcacttcaggaggctgaggcgggggaatctcttgagcccaggagttgggaccagcctgggcaacatagagacacccctgtctctacaaacaatcaaaaaaattagccaggtgtggtggcacatgcttgtagtcccagctactcaagaggctggggtggatcacttgagcctgggaggtcaaagttgcagtgagctgtgatcgcgccagggcactccagcctgggcaacagaatgagaccttgtctcaaagaaaaaaaaaaaaaaaaaagcactctcaATAGCCAAAAGCTGGAGATTGAACCaggtacagtagctcacacctggagtctcagctactcaggaggctgaggtgggaggatccctggaacccaggagttggaggttgcaatgtgctatgatcacatcactgcaccccagtctgggcaacagattgagaccccaatctctaaaaaaaaaaaaaaaaaaaaaaaaaaaaaagcaggagccgggcgtggtagctcacgcctataatcccagcactttgggaggctgaggcgggtggatcacctgaggtcaggagttcgagaccagcctggccaacatggtgaaaccccatctctactaaaaatacaaaaattagccgggcgtgatagtgtgcgcttgtaatcccagctactcagggggctgaggtacgagaatcgcttgaacctgggaggtggaggttgcagtgagccgagatcctaccactgcactccagcctgggcgacgagagacaagggcgaaactctgtctccaaaaaaaaaaaaaatccggaaGTTGTCCAAAGGCCATCTGTAGAATGGGTAAAGACACCGGACATATACCCCCATGGGAGTGCTGCTCAGCAGTGTGGAAGCACCTGTGGCTGCTGCACCCCTGCACGCGTGAACCTCCTGGCACAGTGTTCTGTGAAGGAAACCAGACACAGCAGCACATGCTGCAGGCCTCACTTTGTAAGAAGTTCAAGAATAGGCCAAATCAATCTTTGGTGACAGAAGTCAGAATGGTGGCTATCTCTGGGGCTGGGAGGGAACTGAGCGGGGGCAGGTGTGAGGGAGATTTTTGGGGATCATGTTCACTGTCTCATCACTGGTGATTTACCCAGTGGAATGCATCTGTAAACATTCATCTAGCAATATACTTAAGATGTGCTCATTCCACTGCATGCTGCAACtcagaaggaagaaggggaggactGAGTGCAGGGTACTCAGGAGGGGGCTGCCCTTGCCTCTCAGCTACTGCAGGGCCAGCTGGCTGTTCTGGGACAGCTGAAGGCAgtttagcaacttttttttttttttttttttgagatggagtctccctcggtcgcccaggctggagtgcagtggttcgatctcagctcactgcaacctctgcctcctaggttcaagtgattttcatgcctcagcctcctaagtagctgggattacaggcgcccccgaccatggctaatttttgtatttttagtagaaacgagtttcaccatgttggccatgctggtctcgaactcctgacctcaagtgatccacccgccttggcttctcaaagagctgggactataggcgtgagccactgtgcccggccttagcAACTCTTTTTGTCTTTCAGCATTTGATGGGGGAGACTCTAGCATTTGGAGCATTTACCTTGGTTTTTGGTCTTTAACTAATCATTTTTAGTGAATGGATTCTGCTCCGTACCATGGGTGATGTGGGAGAGCTGGAAGCAACCTACATGTGCATCAGTAGGAGATCAGGGAATCAATGACAGAGTCAGACGGGGGAGCACTTTGTGGCAGCCAGGAATGAAGTCACAGATGTTAGGATGTGTAAAGGTCACCCCATGCTTGTAAAATGGcctttcttggccgggcgcggtgcctcacgcctgtaatcccagcactttgggaggccaagtcaggcggatcacaaggtcaggaaagcaagaccatcccggccaacatggtgaaaccccatctctactaaaaacacaaaaattagctgggcatggtggcacgtgcctgtagtcccaactacttgggaggctgaggcaggagaatcacttgaacccgggaggtagaggttgcagtgagccgagatcgcgccactgcactccagcctggtgacagagtgagactccgtctcaaaaacaagaaacaaaaaacaacacctTTCTTGTGGCCCCTTGACATGGCCCCAGCTCTTCCTGGAGACCCTGCCGGAGCTCCTGCACATGTCCCGCCCAGCAGAGGATGGACCCAGCCCTGGGGCCCTGGTGCGGAGAAGCAGCTCCCTGGGATACATCTCCAAGGCCGAGGAGTACTTCTTGCTCAAGTCCCGCAGTGACCTCATGTTCGAGAAGCAGTCAGAGCGGCACGGGCTGGCCAGGCGCCTCACCACTGCACGTGGGTCCCTGCTGGTCTTGGTTTTCAGCCCATCTGTGGGAGATGGGTGGGGGCAGGCCTCACACCCACTCTGGCCCCTTGTCCGTAGGCCAGCCCCCAGCAAGCTCAGAGCAGGCCCAGCAGGAACTCTTCAATGAGCTGAAGCCAGCTGTGGACGGGGCAAACTTCATTGTTAACCACATGAGGGACCAGAACAATTACAATGAGGTAAGGAACCACAGGATTGCCATGTACAGGTGTTCAAGTAGGGCACTGATAAAGTGTATTCTATCTTAAGAGGGCAGGGTTCCCCTTAGAGGCACACACCAGCTTAGATGAGGGAGTTAATGTGATACAGATTCCAGGCCCCCCCAGGGAGAGAGAACTCCTGCCTGGCACCCTATAGCAGCACTGGGGCCAGGCACACACACGTAGGCAAACAGCTCCACCCTGTCCAGGCCACACTCTGAGCATCCCTTAGGGTCCCTTCTTTCTCCCAGCTGCCAATCATCTTCTGTCCCTACTCAGTTCCAAGCCTGATACTCCAGACAGAACCAGACATTTTAAAGGCAGCCATATATGGTTATTCAACATTATACGACTTCTAAAAATTCTCTCTTGAGAAAGGGCACCTTTTCCCAGTTCACATATGGGCTGGCAGCAGCCCTGACTTGCTGGGATGGGGGAGAAGAGAGCGGTTTATCCGCCTTCCTCAGTCCCTAGGAGAGacccctgggcctcagttcctcTCTAGCCCCAGAGCCCTGTGCTACAGCAGAGAGGGAGGCTATGGTCTGTTCTCTGCCCCCTCAACAGAGTGATCAGCCCTGCCTGTGGCCAGAGGGGCCTGGGACCTTGCTGGGGACAAGCCGGCATTATCCTGCAAGCCCGAGGCAACCTCTGCAGGCACACTGAGCCGCCCCCTGCCTCCATGGCTGGGCCCCAGCTTAGGAGTGGGGCTTTGTGGCCTGAGGCCCTTCTCACCCCACTCTCTCTGCCCCTACCCACAGGAGAAAGACAGCTGGAACCGAGTGGCACGCACAGTGGACCGCCTCTGCCTGTTTGTGGTGACGCctgtcatggtggtgggcacagCCTGGATCTTCCTGCAGGGCGTTTACAACCAGCCACCACCCCAGCCTTTTCCCGGGGACCCCTACTCCTATGACGTGCAGGACAAGCGCTTCATCTAGGGTGGGCCTGTGGGGGAGCCAGGAGACAGCAGGGTCTGAGAGAGGAGCCACGGTCCCTAATGAGACCCACTCCTAGCCCTGAGGCTCACGCCCCTCACACTGGGGAA
The sequence above is drawn from the Nomascus leucogenys isolate Asia chromosome 22a, Asia_NLE_v1, whole genome shotgun sequence genome and encodes:
- the CHRND gene encoding acetylcholine receptor subunit delta isoform X1, which encodes MEGPVLTLGLLAALAVCGSWGLNEEERLIRHLFQEKGYNKELRPVAHKEESVDVSLALTLSNLISLKEVEETLTTNVWIEHGWTDNRLKWNAEEFGNISVLRLPPDMVWLPEIVLENNNDGSFQISYSCNVLVYDYGFVYWLPPAIFRSSCPISVTYFPFDWQNCSLKFSSLKYTAKEITLSLKQDAEENRTYPVEWIIIDPEGFTENGEWEIVHQPARVNVDPRAPLDSPSRQDVTFYLIIRRKPLFYIINILVPCVLISFMVNLVFYLPADSGEKTSVAISVLLAQSVFLLLISKRLPATSMAIPLIGKFLLFGMVLVTMVVVICVIVLNIHFRTPSTHVLSEGVKKLFLETLPELLHMSRPAEDGPSPGALVRRSSSLGYISKAEEYFLLKSRSDLMFEKQSERHGLARRLTTARQPPASSEQAQQELFNELKPAVDGANFIVNHMRDQNNYNEEKDSWNRVARTVDRLCLFVVTPVMVVGTAWIFLQGVYNQPPPQPFPGDPYSYDVQDKRFI
- the CHRND gene encoding acetylcholine receptor subunit delta isoform X2, yielding MEGPVLTLGLLAALAVCGSWGLNEEERLIRHLFQEKGYNKELRPVAHKEESVDVSLALTLSNLISLGWTDNRLKWNAEEFGNISVLRLPPDMVWLPEIVLENNNDGSFQISYSCNVLVYDYGFVYWLPPAIFRSSCPISVTYFPFDWQNCSLKFSSLKYTAKEITLSLKQDAEENRTYPVEWIIIDPEGFTENGEWEIVHQPARVNVDPRAPLDSPSRQDVTFYLIIRRKPLFYIINILVPCVLISFMVNLVFYLPADSGEKTSVAISVLLAQSVFLLLISKRLPATSMAIPLIGKFLLFGMVLVTMVVVICVIVLNIHFRTPSTHVLSEGVKKLFLETLPELLHMSRPAEDGPSPGALVRRSSSLGYISKAEEYFLLKSRSDLMFEKQSERHGLARRLTTARQPPASSEQAQQELFNELKPAVDGANFIVNHMRDQNNYNEEKDSWNRVARTVDRLCLFVVTPVMVVGTAWIFLQGVYNQPPPQPFPGDPYSYDVQDKRFI
- the CHRND gene encoding acetylcholine receptor subunit delta isoform X4 codes for the protein MLKNLETSVSCASPRTWCGSQRLCWRTTMTAPSRFPTPATCLSMTTASCTGCHLPSSAPPAPSLSPISPSTGRTAPSSSGGEKTSVAISVLLAQSVFLLLISKRLPATSMAIPLIGKFLLFGMVLVTMVVVICVIVLNIHFRTPSTHVLSEGVKKLFLETLPELLHMSRPAEDGPSPGALVRRSSSLGYISKAEEYFLLKSRSDLMFEKQSERHGLARRLTTARQPPASSEQAQQELFNELKPAVDGANFIVNHMRDQNNYNEEKDSWNRVARTVDRLCLFVVTPVMVVGTAWIFLQGVYNQPPPQPFPGDPYSYDVQDKRFI
- the CHRND gene encoding acetylcholine receptor subunit delta isoform X3, yielding MLKNLETSVSCASPRTCNDGSFQISYSCNVLVYDYGFVYWLPPAIFRSSCPISVTYFPFDWQNCSLKFSSLKYTAKEITLSLKQDAEENRTYPVEWIIIDPEGFTENGEWEIVHQPARVNVDPRAPLDSPSRQDVTFYLIIRRKPLFYIINILVPCVLISFMVNLVFYLPADSGEKTSVAISVLLAQSVFLLLISKRLPATSMAIPLIGKFLLFGMVLVTMVVVICVIVLNIHFRTPSTHVLSEGVKKLFLETLPELLHMSRPAEDGPSPGALVRRSSSLGYISKAEEYFLLKSRSDLMFEKQSERHGLARRLTTARQPPASSEQAQQELFNELKPAVDGANFIVNHMRDQNNYNEEKDSWNRVARTVDRLCLFVVTPVMVVGTAWIFLQGVYNQPPPQPFPGDPYSYDVQDKRFI